One window from the genome of Metabacillus flavus encodes:
- a CDS encoding class I SAM-dependent methyltransferase produces MGREFLELFEGWASDYDTTVSGHDVEYKEVFQNYSSILEEVTNRSGSAVLEFGLGTGNLTALLHAAGKKVYGIEPSNAMREKAIEKLPADILISDGDFLDFPKPAEQIDSIVSTYAFHHLTDEEKDKAVGIYGSMLAKGGKIIFADTVFTDRDAYIKKIEESRRRQFLSLALDLETEYYTTHVVMKSIYEKHGFIVTFTQMNPFVWIMEAVKQ; encoded by the coding sequence ATGGGCAGAGAATTTTTGGAGTTGTTTGAAGGGTGGGCCTCTGATTATGATACGACCGTCAGCGGACATGACGTTGAATATAAAGAAGTATTTCAAAACTATAGCAGCATACTTGAAGAAGTAACGAACAGATCGGGATCAGCGGTTCTGGAATTTGGTTTAGGTACTGGAAACCTGACAGCCCTGCTGCATGCTGCGGGGAAAAAGGTATATGGCATTGAACCGTCAAATGCAATGAGAGAAAAGGCAATTGAAAAACTGCCTGCAGACATCTTGATTTCAGATGGAGACTTTCTTGATTTCCCAAAACCTGCAGAGCAGATTGATTCGATTGTAAGCACGTATGCTTTTCACCACCTTACGGATGAAGAAAAAGATAAAGCCGTCGGGATTTATGGAAGCATGCTTGCCAAAGGTGGTAAAATAATCTTTGCTGATACTGTTTTCACTGACCGGGATGCGTATATAAAGAAGATTGAAGAATCGAGAAGAAGGCAGTTTTTAAGCCTCGCTCTGGATCTTGAGACAGAATATTACACAACCCATGTTGTGATGAAGTCAATATACGAAAAGCATGGATTCATTGTGACCTTTACACAAATGAATCCATTCGTATGGATTATGGAAGCAGTAAAACAGTAA
- the mtnN gene encoding 5'-methylthioadenosine/S-adenosylhomocysteine nucleosidase, with translation MKIAIIGAMEEEVNILREKLEGQSSELIAGSEFTEGMYEGKEIVLLKSGIGKVNAALSTALLLDRYKPDYVINTGSAGGFHQSLNVGDVVVSTEVRHHDVDVTAFGYEYGQVPGLPSAYLPDPKLLEIAEAEAKNIEGIQVVTGMIATGDSFMNDPERVDYIRTKFENLYAVEMEAAAIAQVCHQFQVPFVIIRALSDIAGKESDVSFDQFLEKAGLHSAEHVLRIVRNLK, from the coding sequence ATGAAAATAGCTATTATTGGAGCAATGGAAGAAGAAGTAAATATATTAAGAGAAAAGCTGGAAGGTCAAAGCAGCGAGCTGATTGCAGGCAGTGAATTTACAGAAGGAATGTACGAGGGAAAAGAAATCGTCCTTCTTAAATCAGGAATCGGAAAAGTGAATGCTGCTCTAAGCACAGCACTCCTGCTTGACCGCTATAAGCCTGATTATGTAATCAATACGGGATCTGCCGGCGGATTTCATCAATCCTTAAATGTTGGAGACGTCGTGGTTTCGACCGAGGTCCGTCATCACGATGTGGACGTGACAGCGTTTGGCTACGAATACGGTCAGGTACCCGGACTTCCTTCAGCCTATCTGCCGGATCCCAAGCTTTTGGAGATTGCGGAAGCCGAGGCAAAAAACATTGAAGGAATCCAAGTGGTTACAGGGATGATTGCAACGGGTGATTCGTTTATGAACGATCCTGAGCGGGTTGATTATATCCGCACGAAATTTGAGAACCTGTATGCCGTAGAAATGGAAGCAGCCGCTATTGCTCAGGTCTGCCACCAATTCCAGGTGCCGTTTGTCATCATCCGTGCACTCTCAGATATTGCGGGCAAGGAATCAGATGTATCGTTTGATCAGTTCCTTGAAAAAGCAGGTCTTCATTCAGCGGAGCATGTTCTTCGTATTGTCCGCAATTTGAAATAA
- a CDS encoding DUF2536 family protein, which produces MNFQLDYLKDKVEFFEAASIKELEKRIAEQIDHNKAILMEVHSVSHQMHVLEDGRRFYSAVVHFKTNL; this is translated from the coding sequence ATGAATTTTCAGCTTGATTATCTTAAAGACAAGGTAGAATTTTTTGAAGCTGCCAGCATAAAGGAATTGGAAAAAAGAATTGCCGAGCAGATTGATCATAATAAAGCTATTCTGATGGAGGTTCATTCGGTTTCGCATCAAATGCATGTCCTTGAGGATGGGCGCAGATTTTACAGCGCGGTCGTTCATTTTAAGACGAACCTGTAA
- a CDS encoding YrrS family protein encodes MMNRTRYGNRDKRRKTNVVLNVMIAVVLILIAAVGYQLITGGEKKQTSSSKISDQQSQSEETSEETASEQTDKEDTESQNTSGDEASKEESKPADDKKQNEEDKAAEADKESKSSEWEPVGTEQKGEHTTVYDKGSADWKEMTRAMSVATGIPEDNMTIWFIGNNGSPNDAKGTVSAKNSDEKYEVTLQFIENEGWKPLTVEQK; translated from the coding sequence ATGATGAATAGAACCCGCTATGGCAACCGCGATAAGCGCAGAAAAACGAATGTCGTATTGAATGTCATGATCGCTGTCGTGCTCATTCTCATTGCGGCCGTCGGCTACCAGCTTATTACTGGAGGCGAAAAGAAGCAGACTTCCAGCAGCAAAATCTCTGACCAGCAGTCACAAAGCGAAGAGACAAGCGAAGAAACTGCGTCTGAGCAAACAGACAAAGAAGATACAGAATCACAAAATACATCCGGTGATGAAGCGTCCAAGGAAGAATCCAAGCCTGCTGATGATAAAAAGCAGAATGAGGAAGACAAAGCAGCAGAAGCGGACAAGGAATCGAAAAGCTCTGAATGGGAGCCTGTAGGTACTGAACAAAAGGGTGAACACACCACAGTGTATGATAAAGGCTCAGCGGATTGGAAGGAAATGACCAGGGCAATGAGCGTAGCAACTGGAATTCCGGAAGACAATATGACCATCTGGTTTATAGGAAACAATGGTTCGCCAAACGATGCAAAAGGAACCGTTTCTGCAAAGAACTCTGATGAGAAATACGAAGTAACCCTTCAGTTCATTGAAAATGAAGGATGGAAACCTCTTACAGTTGAACAGAAATAA
- a CDS encoding PLP-dependent cysteine synthase family protein — MKVVKGVHELIGSTPLMEIKHFPLPNGTRLFAKLEFYNPGGSIKDRLGKELIEDALKTGKVAKGGTIIEPTAGNTGIGLALAAIHEDLQVMFCIPEKFSMEKQEIMKALGAKIVHTPTSLGMKGAIDKAQELIKEIPGSYCPQQFGNPSNPLTYYKTLGPELWEQLEGKIDIFLAGAGTGGTFMGTAEYLKEQNPNVKTCIVEPEGSILNGGESGPHKTEGIGMEFLPGYMNKEYFDSIHTVTDEDAFRRVSELAKREGLLVGSSSGAALHAALIEAETAKEGSMIVTIFPDSSERYLSKKIYEGGI, encoded by the coding sequence ATGAAAGTAGTCAAAGGTGTCCACGAACTGATCGGGTCAACACCCCTTATGGAGATAAAGCATTTTCCGCTTCCGAACGGCACCCGTCTTTTTGCAAAACTTGAATTCTACAATCCAGGCGGGAGCATTAAGGACCGGCTTGGAAAGGAACTGATTGAAGATGCACTTAAGACCGGAAAAGTAGCCAAAGGCGGCACAATCATTGAGCCGACAGCCGGCAATACGGGCATTGGACTTGCTTTGGCAGCAATCCATGAGGATCTTCAGGTTATGTTCTGCATTCCTGAAAAATTCAGCATGGAAAAGCAGGAAATCATGAAGGCGCTGGGGGCAAAAATTGTTCATACACCCACCAGTCTCGGTATGAAGGGAGCCATTGATAAGGCCCAGGAGCTTATAAAGGAAATACCCGGCTCTTACTGCCCTCAGCAATTTGGAAATCCCTCCAATCCGCTTACTTACTATAAGACCCTCGGTCCGGAACTTTGGGAGCAGCTGGAGGGGAAAATTGATATCTTTCTGGCAGGAGCCGGAACAGGCGGAACTTTTATGGGAACAGCTGAGTACCTGAAAGAACAGAATCCCAATGTTAAAACGTGCATTGTAGAACCTGAAGGATCCATTCTGAACGGCGGAGAATCAGGGCCACACAAAACAGAAGGAATCGGTATGGAGTTTCTGCCGGGTTACATGAACAAGGAGTATTTTGACTCCATTCATACGGTAACAGATGAAGATGCCTTCCGCAGAGTTTCCGAGCTTGCCAAGCGAGAGGGGCTTCTTGTTGGAAGTTCATCGGGGGCTGCACTTCACGCTGCATTAATTGAAGCTGAGACTGCCAAAGAGGGAAGCATGATTGTGACCATTTTTCCTGATAGCAGTGAACGGTACTTAAGCAAAAAAATTTACGAAGGGGGAATCTAG